The following coding sequences lie in one Arabidopsis thaliana chromosome 3, partial sequence genomic window:
- the WIP3 gene encoding WPP domain interacting protein 3 (WPP domain interacting protein 3 (WIP3); BEST Arabidopsis thaliana protein match is: WPP domain interacting protein 1 (TAIR:AT4G26455.1); Has 169 Blast hits to 165 proteins in 48 species: Archae - 0; Bacteria - 16; Metazoa - 21; Fungi - 13; Plants - 65; Viruses - 0; Other Eukaryotes - 54 (source: NCBI BLink).) encodes MNESVPDSVEDNGNSVPANGLLVLPDNDHEEGGVGSPQRSNSVESPGGSVHSTRKGFGLKKWRRIKRDGPVRDEAAPVDDGSKLLKRGLAGLVNPPSKHVEFSSVEARQSSEGSVGSVNMVHHPGVANGFSPDIGCMFAVGQAFEKSEEHSGNTIGGKNVVGGKVVSGSQEKLWSDTIKRASEERGDIEKEKPCSSLDSDLRSSDFVFSTGSVSVGNHGEKDERLTMNYIGGFSNEGQVKEEVQTYSRSENGNKEDDGESKKNNNHWADKDALADSIRSFAVLQEVLWKEVQSFQELGKESVLLHSNTDELSSDQPSHQNCKEDNSTSSGSKALILKEKVKLLEHKLEEARAALEAKEARIQELENSKIESELECIFQRKIETEIEHLMLTRSLSSLQVLQETKKLHSLKEDPVSNRGNILGKTCKLGFYILTQLILLVSILRFLVLQFSPASRLVIPT; translated from the exons ATGAATGAGTCAGTCCCTGATTCTGTGGAAGACAACGGTAATTCAGTCCCTGCAAATGGATTATTAGTATTGCCTGATAATGATCATGAGGAAGGAGGTGTTGGATCACCTCAACGATCGAACAGCGTTGAATCTCCTGGTGGATCAGTACATTCTACGAGGAAAGGTTTTGGTTTGAAGAAATGGAGACGGATCAAAAGAGATGGTCCTGTGAGAGATGAGGCTGCTCCTGTTGATGATGGTAGTAAGTTACTGAAACGTGGATTGGCTGGTTTGGTGAATCCTCCTTCTAAACATGTAGAATTTTCTTCAGTTGAAGCAAGGCAGAGTAGTGAAGGCTCTGTTGGGTCAGTGAATATGGTGCATCATCCAGGGGTAGCCAACGGGTTTAGTCCCGATATAGGTTGTATGTTTGCTGTTGGGCAAGCGTTTGAGAAAAGTGAAGAGCATAGTGGTAATACCATAGGTGGAAAGAATGTAGTAGGAGGGAAGGTTGTTTCAGGTAGCCAAGAGAAACTCTGGAGTGATACCATCAAGAGGGCTAGCGAAGAGCGGGGGGATATCGAGAAGGAGAAGCCTTGTTCCAGCTTGGATTCCGACTTGAGAAGTagtgattttgtgttttcgaCTGGCTCGGTTTCTGTTGGTAACCATGGAGAGAAAGATGAGAGATTGACGATGAATTATATTGGGGGATTTAGCAATGAAGGTCAAGTTAAGGAGGAAGTTCAAACATATAGCAGAAGCGAAAACGGGAATAAAGAAGACGATGGAGAGagtaagaaaaacaacaatcattGGGCAGATAAAGACGCACTTGCAGATTCTATCAGAAGCTTTGCAGTTCTGCAGGAAGTTCTTTGGAAAG AGGTTCAAAGTTTCCAGGAGCTAGGTAAGGAATCTGTACTACTACATTCGAACACCGATGAATTGAGTTCAGACCAGCCAAGTCATCAAAATTGTAAAGAAGATAACTCAACATCCTCAGGATCAAAGGCACTGATCTTGAAGGAGAAGGTAAAACTTCTGGAACACAAACTCGAGGAAGCGAGAGCTGCTCTCGAGGCAAAGGAAGCTAGGATCCAAGAACTCGAAAACTCAAAGATTGAATCTGAACTTGAATGCATCTTCCagagaaagattgaaactgaaaTCGAACATTTGATGCTCACAAGATCTCTGAGTTCACTACAAGTACTCCAAGAAACTAAGAAGTTACATTCTCTGAAAGAAGATCCTGTATCAAACCGTGGAAACATCTTAGGAAAAACATGTAAGCTCGGTTTCTATATCTTGACACAATTGATCTTGCTCGTCTCTATACTTCGGTTTCTCGTCCTACAATTCTCTCCTGCTTCACGATTAGTAATACCAACTTGA
- the WIP3 gene encoding WPP domain interacting protein 3 produces MFFFSCVCRIISSTLIIFVDTASPGNNVGGFLRRTLNSLGFCFSCSSVTQASSRWIVLGMNESVPDSVEDNGNSVPANGLLVLPDNDHEEGGVGSPQRSNSVESPGGSVHSTRKGFGLKKWRRIKRDGPVRDEAAPVDDGSKLLKRGLAGLVNPPSKHVEFSSVEARQSSEGSVGSVNMVHHPGVANGFSPDIGCMFAVGQAFEKSEEHSGNTIGGKNVVGGKVVSGSQEKLWSDTIKRASEERGDIEKEKPCSSLDSDLRSSDFVFSTGSVSVGNHGEKDERLTMNYIGGFSNEGQVKEEVQTYSRSENGNKEDDGESKKNNNHWADKDALADSIRSFAVLQEVLWKEVQSFQELGKESVLLHSNTDELSSDQPSHQNCKEDNSTSSGSKALILKEKVKLLEHKLEEARAALEAKEARIQELENSKIESELECIFQRKIETEIEHLMLTRSLSSLQVLQETKKLHSLKEDPVSNRGNILGKTCKLGFYILTQLILLVSILRFLVLQFSPASRLVIPT; encoded by the exons atgttttttttttcctgtgtCTGTAGAATCATTTCGTCCACTTTAATCATTTTCGTTGATACAGCTTCTCCCGGTAATAATGTCGGCGGATTTCTCCGTCGCACTCTAAATTCTTTaggattttgtttctcttgctCATCTGTAACTCAGGCAAGCTCTCGTTGGATTGTTTTAG GCATGAATGAGTCAGTCCCTGATTCTGTGGAAGACAACGGTAATTCAGTCCCTGCAAATGGATTATTAGTATTGCCTGATAATGATCATGAGGAAGGAGGTGTTGGATCACCTCAACGATCGAACAGCGTTGAATCTCCTGGTGGATCAGTACATTCTACGAGGAAAGGTTTTGGTTTGAAGAAATGGAGACGGATCAAAAGAGATGGTCCTGTGAGAGATGAGGCTGCTCCTGTTGATGATGGTAGTAAGTTACTGAAACGTGGATTGGCTGGTTTGGTGAATCCTCCTTCTAAACATGTAGAATTTTCTTCAGTTGAAGCAAGGCAGAGTAGTGAAGGCTCTGTTGGGTCAGTGAATATGGTGCATCATCCAGGGGTAGCCAACGGGTTTAGTCCCGATATAGGTTGTATGTTTGCTGTTGGGCAAGCGTTTGAGAAAAGTGAAGAGCATAGTGGTAATACCATAGGTGGAAAGAATGTAGTAGGAGGGAAGGTTGTTTCAGGTAGCCAAGAGAAACTCTGGAGTGATACCATCAAGAGGGCTAGCGAAGAGCGGGGGGATATCGAGAAGGAGAAGCCTTGTTCCAGCTTGGATTCCGACTTGAGAAGTagtgattttgtgttttcgaCTGGCTCGGTTTCTGTTGGTAACCATGGAGAGAAAGATGAGAGATTGACGATGAATTATATTGGGGGATTTAGCAATGAAGGTCAAGTTAAGGAGGAAGTTCAAACATATAGCAGAAGCGAAAACGGGAATAAAGAAGACGATGGAGAGagtaagaaaaacaacaatcattGGGCAGATAAAGACGCACTTGCAGATTCTATCAGAAGCTTTGCAGTTCTGCAGGAAGTTCTTTGGAAAG AGGTTCAAAGTTTCCAGGAGCTAGGTAAGGAATCTGTACTACTACATTCGAACACCGATGAATTGAGTTCAGACCAGCCAAGTCATCAAAATTGTAAAGAAGATAACTCAACATCCTCAGGATCAAAGGCACTGATCTTGAAGGAGAAGGTAAAACTTCTGGAACACAAACTCGAGGAAGCGAGAGCTGCTCTCGAGGCAAAGGAAGCTAGGATCCAAGAACTCGAAAACTCAAAGATTGAATCTGAACTTGAATGCATCTTCCagagaaagattgaaactgaaaTCGAACATTTGATGCTCACAAGATCTCTGAGTTCACTACAAGTACTCCAAGAAACTAAGAAGTTACATTCTCTGAAAGAAGATCCTGTATCAAACCGTGGAAACATCTTAGGAAAAACATGTAAGCTCGGTTTCTATATCTTGACACAATTGATCTTGCTCGTCTCTATACTTCGGTTTCTCGTCCTACAATTCTCTCCTGCTTCACGATTAGTAATACCAACTTGA
- a CDS encoding formin-like protein (unknown protein; Has 84 Blast hits to 50 proteins in 21 species: Archae - 0; Bacteria - 2; Metazoa - 51; Fungi - 6; Plants - 20; Viruses - 0; Other Eukaryotes - 5 (source: NCBI BLink).) has product MKVPVNIIYGSYKSGPDDSGKGHDAPLPPKIPMNINYGGYKSGPDDSGKGHDTPLPPKILMNINYGGYKSGPDDSGKGHDAPLPSKVPMNIIYGGYKSGPDDSGKGHDAPLPPKVPMNIIYGDYKSAPSPPKVSMNIIYGSYKSRHDDSGRGHNAPSPPKIPVNIIYGGYKSGPDDSGKGHGAPSPPL; this is encoded by the coding sequence ATGAAGGTTCCTGTGAATATAATCTACGGAAGTTATAAAAGTGGACCTGATGATTCAGGTAAAGGTCACGATGCACCTTTACCACCAAAGATACCGATGAATATAAATTACGGAGGTTATAAAAGTGGACCTGATGATTCAGGTAAAGGTCACGATACACCTTTACCACCAAAGATACTGATGAATATAAACTACGGAGGTTATAAAAGTGGACCTGATGATTCAGGTAAAGGTCACGATGCACCTTTACCATCAAAGGTACCGATGAATATAATCTACGGAGGTTATAAAAGTGGACCTGATGATTCAGGTAAAGGTCACGATGCACCTTTACCACCAAAGGTACCGATGAATATAATCTACGGAGATTATAAAAGTGCACCATCACCACCAAAGGTATCGATGAATATAATCTATGGAAGTTATAAAAGTCGTCATGATGATTCAGGAAGAGGTCACAATGcaccatcaccaccaaaaATACCCGTTAATATAATCTACGGAGGTTATAAAAGTGGACCTGATGATTCAGGAAAAGGTCACGGTGCACCATCACCTCCTCTTTAG
- the BRL3 gene encoding BRI1-like 3 (BRI1-like 3 (BRL3); FUNCTIONS IN: protein serine/threonine kinase activity, protein kinase activity, ATP binding; INVOLVED IN: protein amino acid phosphorylation; LOCATED IN: plasma membrane; EXPRESSED IN: 19 plant structures; EXPRESSED DURING: 8 growth stages; CONTAINS InterPro DOMAIN/s: Protein kinase, ATP binding site (InterPro:IPR017441), Protein kinase, catalytic domain (InterPro:IPR000719), Leucine-rich repeat-containing N-terminal domain, type 2 (InterPro:IPR013210), Leucine-rich repeat (InterPro:IPR001611), Serine/threonine-protein kinase-like domain (InterPro:IPR017442), Protein kinase-like domain (InterPro:IPR011009), Serine/threonine-protein kinase, active site (InterPro:IPR008271); BEST Arabidopsis thaliana protein match is: BRI1 like (TAIR:AT1G55610.2); Has 212526 Blast hits to 138151 proteins in 4666 species: Archae - 155; Bacteria - 20822; Metazoa - 67917; Fungi - 10742; Plants - 87364; Viruses - 306; Other Eukaryotes - 25220 (source: NCBI BLink).): MKQQWQFLILCLLVLFLTVDSRGRRLLSDDVNDTALLTAFKQTSIKSDPTNFLGNWRYGSGRDPCTWRGVSCSSDGRVIGLDLRNGGLTGTLNLNNLTALSNLRSLYLQGNNFSSGDSSSSSGCSLEVLDLSSNSLTDSSIVDYVFSTCLNLVSVNFSHNKLAGKLKSSPSASNKRITTVDLSNNRFSDEIPETFIADFPNSLKHLDLSGNNVTGDFSRLSFGLCENLTVFSLSQNSISGDRFPVSLSNCKLLETLNLSRNSLIGKIPGDDYWGNFQNLRQLSLAHNLYSGEIPPELSLLCRTLEVLDLSGNSLTGQLPQSFTSCGSLQSLNLGNNKLSGDFLSTVVSKLSRITNLYLPFNNISGSVPISLTNCSNLRVLDLSSNEFTGEVPSGFCSLQSSSVLEKLLIANNYLSGTVPVELGKCKSLKTIDLSFNALTGLIPKEIWTLPKLSDLVMWANNLTGGIPESICVDGGNLETLILNNNLLTGSLPESISKCTNMLWISLSSNLLTGEIPVGIGKLEKLAILQLGNNSLTGNIPSELGNCKNLIWLDLNSNNLTGNLPGELASQAGLVMPGSVSGKQFAFVRNEGGTDCRGAGGLVEFEGIRAERLEHFPMVHSCPKTRIYSGMTMYMFSSNGSMIYLDLSYNAVSGSIPLGYGAMGYLQVLNLGHNLLTGTIPDSFGGLKAIGVLDLSHNDLQGFLPGSLGGLSFLSDLDVSNNNLTGPIPFGGQLTTFPLTRYANNSGLCGVPLPPCSSGSRPTRSHAHPKKQSIATGMSAGIVFSFMCIVMLIMALYRARKVQKKEKQREKYIESLPTSGSSSWKLSSVHEPLSINVATFEKPLRKLTFAHLLEATNGFSADSMIGSGGFGDVYKAKLADGSVVAIKKLIQVTGQGDREFMAEMETIGKIKHRNLVPLLGYCKIGEERLLVYEYMKYGSLETVLHEKTKKGGIFLDWSARKKIAIGAARGLAFLHHSCIPHIIHRDMKSSNVLLDQDFVARVSDFGMARLVSALDTHLSVSTLAGTPGYVPPEYYQSFRCTAKGDVYSYGVILLELLSGKKPIDPEEFGEDNNLVGWAKQLYREKRGAEILDPELVTDKSGDVELLHYLKIASQCLDDRPFKRPTMIQVMTMFKELVQVDTENDSLDEFLLKETPLVEESRDKEP, translated from the coding sequence ATGAAACAACAATGGCAGTTCTTGATCCTCTGTTTGCTCGTCTTGTTTCTAACGGTGGACTCTCGTGGCAGACGGCTACTCAGCGACGACGTTAACGACACAGCTCTGCTAACGGCGTTTAAGCAAACCTCTATCAAGTCGGATCCTACCAACTTTTTAGGTAACTGGAGATACGGGTCGGGTCGTGACCCATGTACTTGGCGAGGCGTCTCTTGTTCTAGCGATGGTAGAGTCATTGGACTTGATCTACGAAACGGTGGTCTTACCGGAACCCTAAATCTCAATAATCTCACGGCGTTGTCTAATCTCCGGAGTCTTTATTTGCAAGGAAACAACTTCTCCTCCggagattcttcttcttcttcaggatGTTCTCTCGAGGTTCTGGATTTATCTTCAAACTCGCTTACGGACTCTTCAATAGTGGATTACGTTTTCTCCACCTGTTTAAATCTGGTTTCTGTCAATTTCTCGCACAACAAGCTCGCCGGGAAATTGAAGTCTTCTCCTTCGGCGAGTAACAAGAGAATCACAACCGTTGATCTCTCGAACAATCGCTTCTCCGATGAGATTCCGGAGACTTTCATCGCCGATTTTCCGAATTCTCTGAAACACCTCGACTTATCCGGCAACAATGTCACCGGCGACTTCTCTCGTCTCAGCTTTGGTCTCTGTGAGAACCTCACCGTATTCAGCTTATCACAGAACAGCATCTCCGGCGACAGATTTCCGGTTAGTCTCTCAAATTGTAAGCTCCTCGAAACGTTAAACCTCTCTCGGAACAGTCTCATCGGAAAAATCCCCGGAGATGACTATTGGGGAAATTTTCAGAACCTGAGGCAGCTCTCTCTTGCACACAACCTTTACTCCGGTGAGATTCCACCGGAGCTTTCTCTGCTCTGTCGAACTCTAGAGGTTCTCGATCTCTCCGGCAACAGTCTCACCGGTCAGCTTCCGCAATCATTCACCTCTTGTGGCTCATTACAAAGCCTAAATCTTGGAAACAACAAGCTCTCCGGTGATTTCTTAAGCACCGTCGTGAGTAAACTCTCTAGAATCACTAATCTTTACTTACCATTCAACAACATCTCAGGCTCTGTTCCGATTTCGCTCACCAACTGTAGTAATCTGCGAGTTCTTGATCTGAGCTCAAACGAGTTCACTGGAGAAGTACCATCTGGTTTCTGCTCTCTTCAAAGCTCTTCGGTTTTGGAAAAGTTGCTTATTGCCAACAATTACCTCTCAGGAACTGTCCCTGTAGAGCTTGGTAAATGTAAGAGCTTGAAGACTATAGATCTTAGCTTCAATGCTCTCACTGGTCTGATTCCTAAGGAGATATGGACATTGCCTAAGCTCTCCGACTTAGTTATGTGGGCGAACAATCTCACTGGTGGAATCCCGGAGAGCATTTGTGTTGATGGAGGAAACTTGGAAACGTTAATCTTAAACAACAATCTCTTAACCGGTTCTCTTCCAGAATCAATCTCCAAATGCACCAACATGCTTTGGATCTCCCTTTCTAGTAACCTGCTTACCGGTGAAATCCCTGTAGGAATCGGAAAGCTTGAGAAGTTAGCGATTCTGCAACTCGGGAACAATTCTTTAACTGGGAACATTCCAAGTGAGCTTGGAAACTGCAAGAACCTTATCTGGCTTGATCTTAACAGCAATAATCTAACTGGGAATCTCCCAGGTGAACTTGCAAGTCAGGCCGGACTGGTAATGCCCGGAAGCGTCTCTGGTAAACAGTTTGCGTTTGTGAGGAATGAAGGTGGGACGGATTGCAGAGGTGCAGGGGGTTTGGTTGAGTTTGAAGGAATTCGTGCTGAGCGGTTAGAGCATTTTCCAATGGTTCATTCATGTCCCAAGACTCGGATATACTCAGGCATGACCATGTACATGTTCTCCAGTAACGGGAGCATGATCTACTTGGACCTTTCCTACAATGCGGTTTCAGGTTCTATTCCTTTGGGTTATGGTGCAATGGGATATCTTCAGGTCTTGAATTTGGGACATAACTTGTTAACTGGAACCATACCGGATAGCTTCGGAGGATTGAAAGCAATTGGAGTTCTTGATCTATCTCACAATGATCTCCAAGGATTCTTACCTGGATCACTAGGAGGACTCTCTTTTCTAAGCGACTTAGACGTCTCTAACAACAATCTAACCGGACCAATCCCATTCGGAGGCCAACTTACGACGTTCCCACTCACAAGATACGCCAACAACTCTGGCCTCTGCGGGGTTCCTCTACCACCTTGTAGCTCTGGTTCCCGGCCCACGAGATCTCATGCTCACCctaaaaaacagagcattgcGACTGGGATGAGTGCGGGGattgtgttttctttcatgtGTATTGTGATGCTTATTATGGCGCTTTATAGAGCAAGGAAGGttcagaagaaggaaaaacagagagagaagtaCATTGAGAGCCTTCCGACATCTGGTAGCAGCAGCTGGAAGCTCTCTAGTGTTCATGAACCGTTGAGCATCAACGTTGCAACATTTGAGAAGCCGCTGCGAAAACTTACTTTTGCACACCTTTTAGAAGCCACAAACGGGTTTAGTGCTGATAGTATGATCGGATCAGGTGGATTTGGAGATGTCTACAAGGCTAAACTGGCTGATGGATCTGTTGTAGCGATCAAGAAGTTGATTCAAGTCACGGGACAAGGTGATAGAGAGTTCATGGCAGAGATGGAAACGATTGGTAAAATCAAACATCGAAATTTGGTACCTCTTCTTGGATATTGCAAGATTGGTGAAGAGAGACTTCTTGTCTATGAGTACATGAAATACGGAAGCTTAGAGACAGTTCTGCACGAAAAGACCAAGAAGGGTGGAATCTTTCTTGATTGGTCAGCGAGAAAGAAGATTGCAATAGGAGCTGCGCGTGGGCTAGCTTTTCTGCACCATAGCTGCATTCCTCATATTATCCACAGGGATATGAAATCAAGCAACGTTCTTCTAGACCAAGATTTTGTTGCCCGTGTCTCAGATTTTGGTATGGCAAGGCTGGTGAGCGCTCTGGACACACACTTGAGCGTGAGCACGCTCGCAGGTACTCCCGGGTATGTCCCACCAGAGTATTACCAGAGTTTCCGATGTACAGCCAAAGGAGATGTGTATAGCTACGGAGTTATACTTCTGGAGCTCCTCTCAGGCAAGAAACCGATCGATCCAGAGGAGTTTGGTGAAGACAACAACCTTGTGGGATGGGCTAAACAGCTCtacagagagaagagaggagcTGAGATACTTGACCCAGAGTTAGTAACAGACAAATCTGGCGATGTTGAGCTACTTCATTACTTGAAGATTGCGTCTCAATGTTTGGACGATCGGCCATTCAAAAGACCAACTATGATTCAAGTCATGACGATGTTCAAAGAGCTCGTTCAGGTTGATACAGAGAACGACAGTCTTGATGAGTTTTTGCTAAAGGAAACGCCGTTGGTCGAAGAATCACGAGATAAGGAGCCTTAA
- the sks11 gene encoding SKU5 similar 11 (SKU5 similar 11 (sks11); FUNCTIONS IN: oxidoreductase activity, copper ion binding; INVOLVED IN: oxidation reduction; LOCATED IN: endomembrane system; EXPRESSED IN: 11 plant structures; EXPRESSED DURING: L mature pollen stage, M germinated pollen stage, 4 anthesis, C globular stage, petal differentiation and expansion stage; CONTAINS InterPro DOMAIN/s: Multicopper oxidase, type 3 (InterPro:IPR011707), Cupredoxin (InterPro:IPR008972), Multicopper oxidase, type 2 (InterPro:IPR011706), Multicopper oxidase, type 1 (InterPro:IPR001117); BEST Arabidopsis thaliana protein match is: SKU5 similar 12 (TAIR:AT1G55570.1); Has 5403 Blast hits to 5363 proteins in 1022 species: Archae - 18; Bacteria - 1817; Metazoa - 269; Fungi - 1904; Plants - 1258; Viruses - 0; Other Eukaryotes - 137 (source: NCBI BLink).): MRGVKLLAACLYLAAAATVVVRAEDPYFHHVWNVTYGTVSPLGVPQQVILINGQFPGPNVNSTSNNNVIINVFNNLDEPFLLTWNGIQHRKNCWQDGTPGTMCPIMPGTNYTYHFQPKDQIGSYFYYPSTAMHRSAGGFGGLRVNSRLLIPVPYADPEDDYTVLIGDWYTKSHTQLKKFLDSGRTLGRPDGILINGKSGKGDGSDAPLFTLKPGKTYRVRICNVGLKTSLNFRIQNHKLKLVEMEGSHVLQNDYDSLDVHVGQCYGTILTANQEAKDYYMVASSRFLKSVITTTGLLRYEGGKGPASSQLPPGPVGWAWSLNQFRSFRWNLTASAARPNPQGSYHYGKINITRTIKLVNTQGKVDGKLRYALNGVSHTDPETPLKLAEYFGVADKVFKYDSITDNPTPEQIKSIKIVPNVLNITHRTFIEVVFENHEKSVQSWHLDGYSFFAVAVEPGTWTPEKRKNYNLLDAVSRHTVQVYPKCWAAILLTFDNCGMWNVRSENSERRYLGQQLYASVLSPEKSLRDEYNMPETSLQCGLVKGTPKPNPYAGA, encoded by the exons ATGCGAGGGGTTAAACTCTTGGCCGCGTGCCTCTACCTGGCCGCTGCCGCAACGGTGGTAGTCCGAGCCGAAGATCCTTACTTCCATCACGTATGGAACGTGACCTACGGAACCGTGTCTCCTCTCGGTGTTCCACAACAAGTCATTCTCATCAACGGACAATTCCCTGGTCCCAACGTCAACTCAACCTCCAACAACAACGTCATCATTAATGTCTTCAACAACCTCGACGAACCTTTCCTCCTCACATG GAATGGGATCCAACACAGGAAGAACTGTTGGCAAGATGGGACTCCAGGAACTATGTGTCCGATCATGCCCGGCACCAACTACACTTACCATTTCCAGCCTAAGGATCAGATCGGAAGCTATTTCTACTACCCCAGCACCGCGATGCACCGTTCCGCTGGTGGATTCGGTGGTCTCCGTGTGAACAGCCGTCTCCTCATCCCGGTCCCTTATGCTGACCCAGAAGATGACTACACCGTCTTGATCGGTGACTGGTACACCAAGAGCCACACCCAGTTGAAGAAATTCCTTGACAGCGGTCGTACTCTTGGCCGTCCAGATGGTATTCTCATCAACGGAAAGTCCGGGAAAGGCGATGGATCCGATGCACCTCTCTTTACCTTGAAACCTGGAAAGACCTACAGGGTTAGGATCTGTAACGTGGGTCTCAAGACATCTCTTAACTTTAGGATTCAGAATCACAAGTTGAAGCTTGTTGAGATGGAAGGATCGCACGTTCTCCAGAACGATTATGACTCTCTCGACGTTCACGTTGGTCAGTGTTACGGAACCATCCTTACCGCTAATCAGGAAGCTAAAGATTACTACATGGTTGCATCCTCTAGGTTCTTGAAGTCGGTTATAACCACCACTGGTCTTCTCCGCTATGAGGGAGGCAAAGGTCCCGCTTCTTCGCAGCTACCCCCTGGTCCAGTCGGCTGGGCTTGGTCCTTGAACCAGTTCCGATCTTTCAGGTGGAACTTGACCGCCAGTGCAGCCAGGCCTAACCCTCAGGGATCTTACCACTACGGAAAGATCAACATCACACGCACCATCAAGCTTGTGAACACTCAAGGCAAGGTCGATGGAAAGCTCAGGTACGCTTTGAACGGAGTCTCGCACACTGACCCCGAAACCCCATTGAAGCTTGCGGAGTACTTTGGTGTTGCCGACAAGGTTTTCAAGTACGACTCCATCACTGATAACCCAACCCCAGAACAAATCAAGAGCATCAAGATCGTGCCAAATGTTCTTAACATCACTCACCGCACCTTCATCGAGGTGGTGTTTGAGAACCACGAGAAGAGTGTTCAGTCGTGGCACTTGGACGGTTACTCCTTCTTTGCCGTCGC TGTCGAGCCAGGGACTTGGACCccagagaagagaaaaaactaCAACCTGCTGGACGCAGTGAGCAGACACACAGTCCAAGTCTACCCAAAATGTTGGGCAGCAATCTTGCTCACATTCGACAACTGTGGAATGTGGAACGTTCGATCTGAAAACTCCGAGAGACGCTACTTAGGACAGCAGCTTTACGCGAGTGTCTTGTCACCAGAGAAATCACTGAGAGATGAATACAACATGCCTGAGACAAGCCTCCAATGTGGTCTAGTGAAGGGTACACCTAAGCCTAACCCTTACGCTGGAGCCTAa